In Desulfosporosinus sp. Sb-LF, one DNA window encodes the following:
- a CDS encoding methyl-accepting chemotaxis protein, whose translation MKFKSIQTQFLVISVIIILITLATVGSIVSYEVTQQTKNDYYNHSNEQMKIAEKSIKIFYDQIDKDINMMASNPLIMKASSGITSYANNSQKTEMTPSKNGGLEQEIYEVFRHYADTHPGTMYVYFGTEKGSYLQWPETSIPEKFNPPEKDWYKTGLSGSGAIVRTAPYIDGISNAMITSNVRSFNDANGTRIGTIGIDVQQSVISNMLSSMKTGKTGFSMIVHNTGVILADGNNPKNNFKKIDEIKIVGLDKLLSKDLKSFDVTIDGIKYIVNPYKVSGTDWILASLMSENELTEGSRRISLMVLGISVIMLIITIILITITTKRITKPIIKSSEYLEVVASGDFSREVDPKFLSRNDEIGSITNAINDMRNSLKQLVNSIKNESSTIEEEVHDVMNNVTNLTTSLEEISATTEELAASMEETSAASQEMSATSQEIEKAVRLIAEKSQQGAVSAKKITKRAEDTKKNVDAAQKKAYDIFIDTKEKLEQAIIESKVVNQIHLLTESIMQITEQTNLLALNAAIEAARAGEAGRGFSVVSEEIRKLAEQSKGAVMQIQDVTTKVTSSVDNLSNSSNSLLSFVSIDVDNDYKVMLDVAEKYNEDAQFVDELVSEFSATSVQLLASIQNISAAIDGVAQAANEGASGTTDIANRATEVNNKSNDVKEQVLKAIESANKLKEETTRFIID comes from the coding sequence ATGAAATTTAAGAGTATTCAAACACAGTTTTTAGTAATTTCGGTAATTATAATTTTAATTACGCTTGCAACAGTAGGTAGTATAGTTAGCTACGAGGTGACTCAACAGACCAAAAACGATTACTATAATCATTCGAACGAACAGATGAAAATTGCGGAGAAATCTATTAAAATCTTTTATGATCAAATAGATAAAGACATCAATATGATGGCTTCAAACCCATTGATCATGAAAGCAAGCAGTGGAATCACGTCTTACGCAAATAATAGTCAAAAAACTGAAATGACGCCCTCAAAAAATGGGGGATTAGAGCAAGAAATTTATGAAGTCTTTAGACATTATGCGGATACTCATCCTGGTACAATGTACGTCTATTTCGGAACAGAAAAAGGTTCTTATCTCCAGTGGCCTGAAACCAGTATTCCAGAAAAATTTAATCCACCTGAAAAAGACTGGTATAAAACCGGCTTAAGCGGAAGTGGGGCTATTGTGAGAACAGCACCCTACATTGATGGTATTTCTAATGCAATGATTACAAGCAATGTTAGGTCCTTTAATGATGCTAATGGAACTCGGATTGGCACAATAGGAATCGATGTGCAGCAGTCAGTTATTAGTAATATGTTAAGTTCTATGAAAACTGGTAAGACAGGATTTTCGATGATAGTCCACAATACAGGGGTTATTTTAGCAGATGGAAATAATCCGAAAAACAACTTCAAAAAAATAGACGAGATTAAGATTGTGGGATTAGACAAGCTATTGTCAAAAGACTTAAAGTCTTTTGATGTAACTATTGACGGAATAAAATATATAGTTAATCCATATAAAGTTTCCGGAACCGACTGGATTTTGGCATCATTAATGTCAGAGAACGAATTAACAGAGGGTTCTAGAAGAATATCCCTTATGGTTCTAGGTATTTCAGTAATTATGCTGATCATTACAATCATATTAATTACAATCACCACAAAAAGAATTACTAAACCTATCATAAAATCCTCTGAATATTTAGAAGTCGTTGCAAGCGGAGACTTTTCACGAGAGGTTGACCCTAAGTTCCTATCCAGAAACGATGAAATAGGGTCAATTACTAATGCAATAAATGATATGAGAAATTCTTTAAAACAATTAGTAAATAGTATTAAGAATGAATCTTCAACTATAGAAGAAGAAGTACATGATGTAATGAATAACGTTACTAATCTAACTACGAGTCTGGAAGAGATATCTGCTACAACAGAAGAGTTGGCTGCAAGTATGGAAGAAACTTCTGCAGCATCCCAAGAGATGTCAGCAACTTCACAGGAGATAGAAAAAGCTGTTCGGTTAATTGCAGAAAAGTCTCAACAAGGTGCAGTCTCAGCAAAGAAAATCACAAAGAGAGCAGAAGATACTAAGAAGAATGTTGATGCCGCCCAAAAGAAAGCTTATGACATATTTATAGATACTAAAGAGAAGTTGGAACAGGCAATAATAGAATCCAAGGTAGTTAATCAAATACATTTATTAACAGAATCCATCATGCAGATAACTGAACAAACCAACTTGCTTGCATTAAATGCTGCTATTGAAGCTGCTAGAGCAGGTGAAGCTGGAAGAGGATTCTCAGTTGTTTCAGAAGAAATAAGAAAACTTGCAGAGCAATCAAAAGGCGCTGTTATGCAAATACAGGATGTTACTACGAAAGTAACAAGCTCAGTAGATAATCTCTCAAATAGTTCTAATAGCCTGCTGTCTTTCGTGTCTATCGATGTAGATAATGATTATAAGGTTATGTTGGATGTAGCAGAGAAATATAACGAAGATGCTCAATTTGTAGATGAGCTTGTATCAGAATTCAGTGCTACCTCTGTGCAACTTCTGGCTTCTATACAAAATATTTCAGCTGCCATTGATGGGGTAGCTCAAGCAGCTAATGAAGGTGCGAGCGGAACTACCGATATAGCAAATCGAGCTACCGAGGTAAACAACAAATCTAATGATGTTAAGGAACAGGTTTTGAAGGCCATAGAGAGTGCTAATAAATTAAAAGAAGAAACAACGAGATTTATAATCGATTAA
- the rbsB gene encoding ribose ABC transporter substrate-binding protein RbsB produces the protein MKRKNSVWMMILVVLMAVSLIGCGTTQSNLEKKDAASTAKPSAKVTIGFSVSTLNNPFFVSLKDGADKAAKAAGADLLVVDAGDNTAKQISDIEDLIQKKVSVLLINPTDSAAVVSAVESANKANIPVITVDRASNGGKVVSHIASDNVKGGSMAADYIMKTLGNKGNIVELQGIAGTSAARDRGQGFHKVVDGKDGVKVVASQPADFDRAKGLKVMENILQGNKDIQAVFAHNDEMALGALSAIQAAGKSNILVVGFDATDDAVKAVKDGKMAATVAQKPDLIGKTALETALKVAKGEKVDASIPVELQLITK, from the coding sequence ATGAAGAGAAAAAATAGTGTATGGATGATGATCCTCGTGGTTCTTATGGCGGTTAGTCTCATTGGTTGCGGAACAACCCAATCTAATTTAGAAAAAAAGGATGCAGCTAGCACAGCCAAACCTTCAGCTAAAGTAACCATTGGTTTTTCGGTCTCAACGTTAAATAACCCCTTCTTTGTGTCACTCAAGGACGGTGCTGACAAAGCAGCTAAAGCCGCTGGCGCCGATCTACTGGTTGTGGATGCTGGTGATAATACCGCCAAGCAAATCAGTGATATTGAAGACTTGATTCAGAAAAAAGTGAGCGTCCTTCTTATTAACCCAACAGACAGTGCAGCAGTTGTCTCGGCCGTGGAATCGGCTAACAAAGCTAACATTCCTGTCATCACGGTTGACCGGGCTTCCAATGGGGGCAAAGTAGTTTCTCATATCGCATCAGATAACGTCAAAGGTGGAAGCATGGCTGCTGACTATATTATGAAAACCTTGGGTAACAAAGGGAACATTGTAGAGTTGCAAGGAATTGCTGGAACGTCAGCAGCTCGTGACCGGGGTCAAGGCTTCCATAAGGTCGTAGATGGCAAAGACGGAGTGAAGGTTGTAGCATCTCAACCTGCCGATTTTGATCGTGCTAAAGGATTGAAGGTAATGGAGAATATCCTTCAAGGAAATAAAGACATCCAAGCAGTGTTCGCCCACAATGATGAAATGGCTTTAGGAGCTCTCAGTGCTATTCAAGCAGCGGGCAAAAGCAATATTCTAGTGGTCGGTTTTGACGCTACAGATGATGCTGTGAAAGCCGTTAAAGACGGAAAGATGGCGGCTACAGTCGCGCAAAAACCCGATTTGATTGGTAAAACTGCGTTAGAAACCGCCCTGAAAGTAGCTAAAGGGGAGAAAGTTGACGCGAGTATTCCCGTTGAATTACAACTGATTACGAAGTAA
- the ilvA gene encoding threonine ammonia-lyase codes for MDISLEDVYKARETLKGVTYKTTLVYNPIISAMCNNQVFVKMENLQHTGSFKLRGAYNKIAHLTAEEKQKGVIASSAGNHAQGVAVAATAFGIKSTIVMPKYAPLSKATATRRYGAEVIFHGEVYDEAYEEAQRIQEETHATFIHPFNDPLVIAGQGTIALEILDDLPDVEVVVVPIGGGGLISGVSLALKTLKPDVQIVGVQSKNIPSMQESISENRIMTVHGIPTIADGIAVKTPGAIPFELVKKYVDEIVTVDEDEIASAMLLFLESAKVVAEGAGAAPVAAIINCLSHYKNRKMVAILSGGNVDVNILARTIDKGLVKNGRKCFLTTVISDRPGALAQLLQLIASMGANVLAVTHRRETLDIPVSYAKVELELETTDAEQVQTIKQLLEKNYYHVKIQV; via the coding sequence ATGGATATTTCTCTTGAAGATGTATATAAGGCTAGAGAAACATTAAAAGGAGTTACCTATAAAACCACGTTAGTATATAACCCCATTATAAGCGCCATGTGTAACAACCAAGTCTTTGTAAAAATGGAAAACCTCCAACATACAGGCTCCTTCAAGCTAAGAGGAGCGTACAACAAGATTGCTCATTTGACTGCGGAGGAAAAGCAAAAGGGCGTGATTGCTTCGTCTGCAGGCAACCATGCCCAGGGTGTAGCCGTAGCTGCTACCGCCTTCGGCATCAAGTCGACCATAGTCATGCCCAAATATGCTCCCCTCTCCAAAGCAACAGCAACACGCCGTTATGGCGCAGAGGTTATTTTTCACGGTGAAGTTTATGACGAGGCTTACGAGGAAGCCCAGCGTATACAAGAAGAGACTCATGCAACATTTATTCATCCCTTTAATGATCCACTGGTGATTGCCGGTCAGGGAACCATTGCTTTGGAAATCCTTGATGATCTGCCTGATGTTGAAGTCGTCGTAGTACCCATTGGTGGCGGTGGATTGATCTCAGGAGTTTCCCTGGCACTCAAAACGTTGAAACCGGACGTCCAGATTGTTGGTGTTCAAAGTAAAAATATACCTTCGATGCAGGAATCTATTTCGGAGAACCGAATCATGACAGTCCACGGAATTCCGACCATTGCCGATGGTATTGCTGTTAAAACGCCAGGTGCTATACCATTTGAACTCGTCAAAAAATATGTTGACGAAATAGTAACTGTAGACGAGGACGAAATTGCCAGTGCAATGCTTTTGTTTTTAGAAAGTGCCAAAGTCGTTGCAGAAGGTGCCGGTGCAGCTCCGGTTGCAGCTATCATAAATTGCCTTTCCCATTATAAGAATCGCAAAATGGTTGCGATACTAAGCGGTGGCAATGTAGATGTCAACATTCTCGCCCGAACAATCGACAAGGGACTTGTAAAAAATGGACGCAAATGTTTCCTAACCACCGTTATTAGTGACCGTCCTGGGGCTCTAGCACAACTACTGCAGTTAATCGCCAGCATGGGCGCAAATGTCCTTGCGGTTACACACAGGCGAGAAACCCTAGATATTCCAGTGAGTTATGCTAAGGTGGAACTCGAATTAGAGACCACGGATGCAGAACAAGTGCAAACGATTAAGCAACTACTTGAGAAAAACTATTACCACGTTAAAATTCAGGTATGA
- a CDS encoding metallophosphoesterase, whose product MKLIQMVTPFYILVGSVIFLIYGGLNYYIGLRGWQALFNFVPFLSPRVFWLAFWLLSLSYLFSRFSQRFLPKVIYEGLTLVGAYWLAFMWYFLLAIAVLDLLRLIDHFFRLVPPEIKRSLNPALGFFIFILVVGIVSYGAWNARHPRVNHYDLSIPKQAGQLKQLHIVMVSDIHLGTIVHNDHLTKMVNTVNKLKPDLVLFAGDVFDENIESSNKQQVSDNFRKLSAPYGVFAVLGNHEYIGGNAEEAIRYLGEAGVKVLRDSSQEIDGSFYLMGRDDRSGARFNGVKRQDLETIMQGVNHSLPIILMDHQPSQLEEPAEQGVDLQLSGHTHVGQLFPIRFITHRIFEDDWGLLRKGNFQLIVSSGYGTWGPPIRVGNTPEIVDIMITFKQ is encoded by the coding sequence GTGAAATTAATTCAGATGGTAACCCCTTTTTATATTTTGGTGGGTAGTGTTATTTTTCTGATTTATGGTGGACTTAACTATTACATTGGTTTGCGTGGGTGGCAGGCCTTATTTAACTTTGTCCCCTTTTTAAGTCCTAGAGTATTTTGGCTAGCTTTTTGGCTGTTGTCCTTATCCTATTTATTTAGCCGATTTAGTCAGAGGTTTCTACCTAAAGTTATATACGAAGGATTGACCCTAGTAGGGGCTTATTGGCTGGCTTTTATGTGGTACTTCTTATTAGCGATCGCAGTGTTAGATTTACTACGATTGATCGACCACTTTTTTCGACTTGTACCACCGGAAATAAAACGGAGCTTAAACCCCGCTTTAGGATTCTTTATTTTTATATTGGTTGTTGGTATTGTAAGTTATGGGGCATGGAATGCTCGCCATCCTCGGGTAAATCATTATGATTTGTCAATTCCTAAACAAGCGGGGCAGCTAAAACAGTTGCATATTGTTATGGTTTCAGATATCCATTTAGGAACAATCGTTCATAACGATCATCTTACAAAAATGGTCAATACGGTTAATAAACTAAAACCCGATCTCGTTCTATTTGCGGGGGATGTGTTTGACGAGAATATTGAATCGTCTAATAAACAACAAGTTTCCGATAACTTTCGAAAACTGAGTGCTCCGTACGGTGTTTTTGCGGTACTGGGTAACCATGAGTATATTGGCGGGAATGCCGAGGAAGCTATAAGGTACCTAGGGGAAGCAGGGGTTAAGGTACTACGGGACAGCTCCCAGGAGATCGACGGAAGTTTTTATCTAATGGGGCGAGATGATCGTTCGGGGGCGCGTTTCAACGGTGTTAAGAGGCAAGACTTAGAAACCATCATGCAAGGAGTAAACCATTCTCTTCCGATTATATTAATGGATCATCAACCATCGCAATTAGAAGAGCCTGCTGAACAAGGGGTGGATTTGCAATTGTCCGGACACACGCACGTTGGCCAATTGTTTCCCATTCGATTTATCACGCACCGTATCTTCGAAGACGACTGGGGACTGCTTCGCAAGGGAAATTTTCAACTTATCGTTTCTTCGGGTTATGGGACTTGGGGACCGCCGATTCGGGTGGGTAATACTCCGGAAATTGTAGATATTATGATTACCTTTAAACAGTAG